AGCCCCCTGCAGATTCCCATGCActtggggagtgggggagagCCAGCAAACTCCAGCTCAACGAGGGTGAACTGAAGCAGCAAGAAGAACTCATTGAGAGATATGCCATTAATATTTACCTCAGTGACAGGATTTCCCTGCACCGCCACATAGAGGATAAAAGAATGTATGAGTGTAAATCCAAGAAGTTCAACTATAGGAGACTTCCTACCACCTCTGTTATTATCGCTTTCTATAATGAAGCCTGGTCAACTTTGCTCCGCACCATTCACAGTGTTTTAGAAACTTCTCCTGCAGTCCTTTTGAAAGAGATCATCTTGGTCGATGACTTGAGTGACAGAGCTTATTTGAAGACACAACTTGAAACTTACATCAGCAATCTGGATAGAGTTCGCTTGATTAGAACAAATAAGCGAGAGGGGCTGGTTAGGGCCCGTCTGATTGGTGCCACTTTTGCCACTGGGGATGTCCTCACTTTCCTGGATTGTCACTGTGAGTGTAATTCTGGTTGGTTGGAACCACTTTTGGAAAGGATTGGTATGGATGAAACAATAGTTGTTTGTCCTGTTATAGACACCATTGATTGGAATACTTTTGAATTCTACATGCAAACAGGGGAGCCCATGATTGGTGGGTTTGACTGGCGTTTAACATTTCAGTGGCATTCTGTCCCCAAACATGAAAGGGACAGGCGGAAATCAAGAATTGACCCTATCAGATCACCCACCATGGCTGGAGGACTGTTTGCAGTCAGCAAGAAATATTTTCAGTACCTTGGAACATATGACACTGgaatggaagtttggggaggtgAAAACCTGGAGCTTTCTTTTAGGGTGTGGCAGTGTGGTGGTAAATTGGAGATCCACCCATGTTCCCATGTGGGCCATGTGTTCCCCAAGCGGGCACCATATGCTCGCCCCAATTTCCTACAGAATACTGCTCGGGCAGCGGAAGTGTGGATGGATGAGTACAAAGAGCATTTTTACAATCGAAACCCTCCAGCAAGGAAAGAAGCTTATGGTgatatttctgaaagaaaacaactaCGAGAACGGCTGAAATGCAAGAGCTTCGACTGgtatttgaaaaatgtgtttcctAACTTACATGTTCCAGAGGATA
This Microcebus murinus isolate Inina chromosome 10, M.murinus_Inina_mat1.0, whole genome shotgun sequence DNA region includes the following protein-coding sequences:
- the GALNT4 gene encoding polypeptide N-acetylgalactosaminyltransferase 4 translates to MAVRWTWAGKSCLLLALLTVAYMLVELLVSTFHASPAAGHARERGSRRLSDLQEQAEDLSRPLYEKPPADSHALGEWGRASKLQLNEGELKQQEELIERYAINIYLSDRISLHRHIEDKRMYECKSKKFNYRRLPTTSVIIAFYNEAWSTLLRTIHSVLETSPAVLLKEIILVDDLSDRAYLKTQLETYISNLDRVRLIRTNKREGLVRARLIGATFATGDVLTFLDCHCECNSGWLEPLLERIGMDETIVVCPVIDTIDWNTFEFYMQTGEPMIGGFDWRLTFQWHSVPKHERDRRKSRIDPIRSPTMAGGLFAVSKKYFQYLGTYDTGMEVWGGENLELSFRVWQCGGKLEIHPCSHVGHVFPKRAPYARPNFLQNTARAAEVWMDEYKEHFYNRNPPARKEAYGDISERKQLRERLKCKSFDWYLKNVFPNLHVPEDRPGWHGAIRSMGISSECLDYNSPDNNPTGANLSLFGCHGQGGNQFFEYTSNKEIRFNSVTELCAEVPDQKNYVGMQNCPKDGFSIPTNIIWHFKEDGTIFHPHSGLCLSAYRTPEGLPNVQMRTCDSLDKNQIWSFEK